From the genome of Thermoflexus hugenholtzii, one region includes:
- a CDS encoding branched-chain amino acid ABC transporter permease yields MRGKLSESLLYQALVVPLIQLFVFVAISLLVIGSIILLLAVLFNRPVAGGMTLLQFVVRTLPQVAIDGLVIGFLYAMIALGYTMVYGVLQFINFAHSEIFMVGAFIGVELMLALAIPSTAPLMLIMAGILLAVAAGMVGSGLLAVAIERIAYRPLRGAPRLVPLISAIGVSFFLQDAVRALEGLLNNAFYRNYPSFPVLNQQIPIAAFTVAGQPVQMQIQAKVVFIIIASLLMLTGLNFVVNATRLGRAIRAVAQDRPTAALMGVDVDRIIMLTFLIGGALGGATGVLYGIRVGRIDPYVGFIPGIKAFTAAVLGGIGNITGAMLGGIVLGVLEGFAGAYLSQFTGGAFGAEYKDIFAFLILILILMFRPTGLLGEQVGQKA; encoded by the coding sequence ATGCGCGGGAAGCTCTCGGAGTCCCTTCTGTATCAGGCCCTGGTAGTCCCGCTGATCCAGCTTTTCGTCTTTGTGGCGATCAGCCTTCTGGTGATCGGCTCGATCATCCTCCTCCTCGCCGTCCTCTTCAACCGCCCGGTGGCCGGGGGGATGACGCTTCTCCAGTTTGTCGTCCGCACGTTGCCCCAGGTGGCCATCGACGGCCTGGTCATCGGCTTCCTTTACGCGATGATCGCCCTGGGCTACACGATGGTCTACGGGGTGCTGCAGTTCATCAACTTCGCTCACAGCGAGATCTTCATGGTCGGGGCGTTCATCGGCGTGGAGCTCATGCTCGCCCTGGCCATCCCCTCCACGGCCCCCCTGATGCTGATCATGGCCGGGATCCTGCTGGCGGTGGCCGCCGGGATGGTCGGCAGCGGGCTGCTGGCGGTGGCCATCGAGCGGATCGCCTACCGGCCGTTGCGGGGGGCGCCCCGCCTGGTGCCCCTGATCTCCGCCATCGGGGTCTCGTTCTTCCTCCAGGACGCCGTCCGGGCCCTGGAGGGTCTCTTGAACAACGCTTTCTATCGAAATTATCCATCCTTCCCCGTCCTGAATCAGCAGATCCCCATCGCCGCCTTCACGGTGGCCGGCCAGCCGGTCCAGATGCAGATCCAGGCGAAGGTGGTCTTTATCATCATCGCTTCTTTATTGATGCTCACCGGTTTGAACTTCGTGGTGAACGCGACCCGGCTGGGCCGGGCGATCCGGGCGGTGGCCCAGGATCGGCCCACGGCGGCGCTGATGGGGGTGGACGTCGATCGGATCATCATGCTGACCTTCCTGATCGGTGGCGCCCTGGGCGGGGCCACCGGCGTGCTGTATGGGATCCGGGTGGGTCGCATCGATCCCTACGTGGGCTTCATCCCCGGGATCAAGGCTTTCACCGCGGCGGTCCTGGGCGGCATCGGCAACATCACCGGGGCCATGCTCGGCGGGATCGTCCTGGGGGTCCTGGAGGGCTTCGCAGGGGCCTATCTCTCTCAGTTTACCGGCGGGGCCTTCGGGGCGGAATATAAGGACATCTTCGCCTTCCTGATCCTGATCCTGATCCTGATGTTCCGCCCGACGGGCCTGCTCGGCGAGCAGGTGGGTCAGAAGGCGTAG
- a CDS encoding branched-chain amino acid ABC transporter substrate-binding protein: protein MKFSRILMALTVFSLLLAACAPAATPTPTQAPAAPAASPTPAAPAATSTPAVKGTIKIATQSPLSGGQAALGEGIKNGAQLAIEQLKGPIEALGFKVELVPFDDQAKPDVGVANAKQLVNDPDILAVIGHLNSGVAIPSSETYKDYDLVMVSPANTNPCITDRGYLVVNRVCGRDDVQGAVGAEFAFNELKVKTAFVIHDKTTYGQGVAEFFKKRFEELGGKVLGFEGTEEKANFDPLITAIQAANPELIYFGGIYDQAGVFFKQAREKGVKAIFLGPDGMDSSELAKIAGDAVVGMYYTSVAAPPTVYEGAKKFIEDYKAKFGKDPEPFSAQAYDATAIVLKAIEAAIKEAGGQKPSRKAVAEKVRATKDFQGITGVITFDERGDPVKAKYFVIKVVSGKPEDWGKNELVKTLELAPPPFTPELKAKCGVK, encoded by the coding sequence ATGAAGTTTTCCAGGATCCTGATGGCGCTGACGGTGTTCAGCCTGCTGCTCGCCGCCTGCGCTCCGGCGGCGACGCCCACCCCAACCCAGGCCCCTGCTGCTCCGGCGGCGAGCCCGACGCCCGCTGCTCCGGCGGCGACGTCGACGCCGGCGGTGAAGGGCACCATCAAGATCGCCACCCAGAGCCCGCTCTCGGGCGGCCAGGCGGCCCTGGGCGAGGGGATCAAGAACGGGGCCCAGCTGGCCATCGAGCAGCTCAAAGGCCCCATTGAGGCCCTGGGCTTCAAGGTGGAGCTGGTCCCCTTCGATGACCAGGCCAAGCCGGATGTGGGCGTGGCCAACGCCAAGCAGCTGGTCAACGATCCCGACATCCTGGCGGTGATCGGGCACCTCAACTCCGGCGTGGCCATCCCCTCCTCGGAGACCTACAAGGATTACGACCTGGTCATGGTCTCCCCAGCCAACACCAACCCCTGCATCACTGACCGCGGGTATCTGGTGGTGAACCGGGTCTGCGGCCGCGACGATGTGCAGGGGGCGGTGGGCGCGGAGTTCGCCTTCAACGAGCTCAAGGTCAAGACCGCCTTCGTGATCCACGACAAGACGACCTACGGCCAGGGCGTGGCCGAGTTCTTCAAGAAGCGCTTCGAGGAGCTCGGCGGCAAGGTCCTGGGCTTTGAGGGGACCGAGGAGAAGGCGAACTTCGATCCCCTGATCACCGCGATCCAGGCGGCCAACCCCGAGCTGATCTACTTCGGCGGCATCTACGATCAGGCGGGGGTCTTCTTCAAGCAGGCCCGGGAGAAGGGCGTGAAGGCGATCTTCCTGGGGCCGGACGGGATGGACTCCTCGGAGCTGGCCAAGATCGCCGGCGATGCGGTGGTGGGGATGTATTACACGAGCGTGGCCGCGCCGCCGACGGTCTACGAGGGGGCCAAGAAGTTCATCGAGGACTACAAGGCGAAGTTCGGCAAGGATCCCGAGCCCTTCTCGGCCCAGGCCTACGACGCCACGGCGATCGTGCTGAAGGCCATCGAGGCGGCCATCAAGGAAGCGGGCGGCCAGAAGCCGAGCCGCAAGGCAGTGGCGGAGAAGGTGCGGGCAACCAAGGACTTCCAGGGGATCACCGGCGTGATCACCTTCGATGAGCGGGGCGACCCGGTCAAGGCGAAATACTTCGTGATCAAGGTGGTCTCCGGCAAGCCGGAGGACTGGGGCAAGAACGAGCTGGTGAAGACCCTGGAGCTGGCGCCGCCGCCCTTCACGCCGGAGCTGAAGGCGAAGTGCGGGGTGAAGTAA
- a CDS encoding DnaJ family domain-containing protein: MVNWGEWVEQKILEAMRRGEFDHLPGKGRPLQLEENPYLEPGLAIAYHLLRQNDARPEWIEADLAIRRGIEQARQDLRRTLQWRQEALQALAGKSDPRSRREREWIEAEWERALRAFARRIAELNEQIFLYNLKVPIYWLQRFKFDLQEELRALGIPEEEIQALEGPSSSTEPPAR; encoded by the coding sequence ATGGTGAACTGGGGCGAGTGGGTGGAGCAGAAGATCCTGGAAGCCATGCGCCGGGGGGAGTTCGATCACCTCCCGGGCAAGGGGCGGCCGCTGCAGCTGGAGGAGAACCCCTACCTCGAACCGGGGCTCGCCATCGCCTATCATCTTCTCCGGCAGAACGATGCCCGGCCGGAGTGGATCGAGGCCGACCTGGCCATCCGGCGGGGGATCGAACAGGCCCGGCAGGATCTGCGGCGGACCCTCCAGTGGCGTCAGGAGGCCCTGCAGGCCCTGGCGGGGAAATCCGACCCGCGGAGCCGACGGGAGCGGGAGTGGATCGAGGCGGAGTGGGAACGGGCCCTGCGGGCCTTCGCCCGACGCATCGCCGAGCTCAACGAGCAAATCTTTCTTTACAACCTGAAGGTCCCTATCTACTGGCTCCAGCGGTTCAAGTTCGACCTGCAGGAGGAGCTGCGCGCCCTGGGCATCCCGGAGGAGGAGATCCAAGCCCTGGAGGGGCCATCCTCCTCGACGGAGCCCCCCGCCCGGTGA
- a CDS encoding NAD(P)/FAD-dependent oxidoreductase: protein MSEAPVREDAGPVDLVIIGAGPTGLFGAFYAGLRGLSVKVIDALPQPGGQLAVLYPEKFIYDVPGHPKILAKDLVRLLVEQASMFNPIFCLGERAVGLRREDALWAVETDRGIHRARTVLIAAGIGAFQPNRIGKPEIDQYEGRGLYYVVTERRPFRNKRLLIVGGGDTAVDWALNLKDFAAHITLIHRRDQFRAHPGSVAELMRSGVEVRLFHELKALHPGPDGWIREAVIFDNRTGEETVIPVDAVIMSLGFKADLGPIKSWGLETVGNRYIKVNARMETNLPGVYAAGDITAPEGVEPLNLIVIGFAQAATAVNYAATYINPQAKVFPGHSSEMRLR from the coding sequence ATGTCGGAGGCTCCAGTGCGTGAAGACGCGGGCCCGGTGGATCTGGTCATCATCGGCGCGGGGCCGACCGGTCTGTTCGGGGCTTTCTACGCCGGGCTTCGCGGCCTCAGCGTCAAGGTCATCGACGCCCTGCCCCAGCCCGGGGGCCAGCTGGCTGTGCTGTATCCCGAAAAATTCATCTATGATGTGCCGGGCCATCCCAAGATCCTGGCCAAGGATCTGGTGCGCTTGCTGGTGGAACAGGCTTCCATGTTCAACCCCATCTTCTGCCTGGGGGAGCGCGCCGTAGGGTTGCGGCGGGAGGACGCGCTCTGGGCTGTGGAGACCGATCGGGGGATCCATCGGGCCCGGACGGTGCTGATCGCCGCGGGCATCGGGGCCTTTCAGCCCAACCGGATCGGCAAGCCCGAGATCGACCAGTATGAGGGGCGGGGGCTGTATTACGTGGTGACCGAGCGCCGGCCCTTCCGCAACAAGCGGCTGCTGATCGTGGGAGGTGGCGACACGGCGGTGGACTGGGCCCTCAACCTCAAGGACTTCGCCGCCCACATCACCCTGATCCATCGCCGCGATCAGTTCCGTGCCCACCCGGGCAGCGTGGCCGAGCTCATGCGCTCCGGCGTGGAGGTCCGGCTCTTCCATGAGTTGAAAGCCCTCCATCCCGGGCCGGACGGCTGGATCCGGGAGGCGGTGATCTTCGATAACCGCACCGGGGAGGAGACGGTGATCCCGGTGGACGCGGTGATCATGAGCCTGGGGTTCAAGGCGGACCTGGGGCCGATCAAGAGCTGGGGGCTGGAGACGGTGGGGAACCGCTACATCAAGGTGAACGCCCGCATGGAGACCAACCTGCCCGGCGTCTACGCCGCGGGGGACATCACGGCGCCGGAGGGGGTGGAGCCGCTGAACCTCATCGTGATCGGCTTCGCCCAGGCGGCCACGGCGGTGAACTATGCGGCCACCTACATCAACCCGCAGGCCAAGGTGTTCCCCGGCCACTCCAGCGAGATGCGGCTCCGGTGA
- a CDS encoding beta-galactosidase gives MRASTRRRIIGLAAFLVALEMSILGFALWKSSTPRGERASLSFPSPSPTSPSSATPSPPARSSLRIGVQVHGYVGDPRDTLRVVRQVGFPWVKQQVLWSMHEPEPGRYDWGILEGFLIVAERDGLKVVLSVVTAPEWSRQEGGIHGPPDRPEDLARFLQTLIRRHRGRIHAIEVWNEQNLRREWQTSRGLRPEDYVRLLRVAYTAIKAEDPRILVISGALSPTGIDDGVNAVDDFRYLKGMVDAGFLSYADCVGVHHNGYNIGPDVRAEEAPSLPEARTARFRGPFDNPHHSWSFKSTLWGYREIIGGAKPLCVTEFGWASAEEYGVVPPGFEFALDNSLEEQARWIVEAYERMREWGFIEMAILWNLDFAPKGFGPEKDDNVLYSIVDTRGVPRPAFSALQAYLAALRPEP, from the coding sequence TTGCGCGCTTCCACCCGTCGCAGGATCATCGGCCTGGCGGCCTTTCTGGTGGCCCTGGAGATGAGCATCCTGGGCTTCGCCCTCTGGAAATCCTCCACCCCTCGAGGAGAGAGGGCCTCTCTTTCGTTTCCCTCCCCCTCTCCCACAAGCCCGAGTTCGGCCACGCCTTCGCCGCCCGCGCGCTCCTCCCTCCGCATCGGCGTGCAGGTGCACGGCTACGTAGGGGATCCAAGGGACACCCTGCGTGTGGTCCGCCAGGTGGGTTTCCCCTGGGTCAAGCAACAGGTCCTCTGGTCGATGCACGAGCCGGAGCCCGGGCGTTACGATTGGGGCATCCTGGAGGGCTTCCTCATCGTGGCGGAGCGGGACGGGTTGAAGGTGGTCCTCAGCGTGGTGACCGCTCCGGAGTGGAGCCGACAGGAGGGCGGCATCCACGGTCCGCCGGACCGCCCGGAGGACCTGGCCCGTTTCCTTCAGACGCTCATCCGGCGCCATCGAGGTCGGATCCACGCCATCGAGGTCTGGAACGAGCAGAACCTGCGTCGGGAGTGGCAAACCTCACGGGGCCTGCGCCCGGAGGACTACGTGCGGCTGTTGCGGGTCGCCTACACGGCGATCAAGGCGGAGGATCCCCGGATCCTGGTGATCAGCGGGGCCCTCTCGCCCACCGGGATCGACGATGGGGTCAACGCGGTCGACGATTTCCGCTACCTGAAGGGGATGGTGGACGCGGGTTTCCTGTCTTACGCGGACTGCGTGGGAGTTCATCACAACGGCTACAACATCGGGCCGGACGTCCGGGCGGAGGAAGCGCCTTCCCTGCCGGAGGCCCGCACCGCCCGCTTCCGGGGGCCCTTCGACAATCCCCACCACAGCTGGAGCTTCAAGTCCACTTTATGGGGGTATCGGGAGATCATCGGCGGCGCAAAGCCGCTGTGCGTGACGGAGTTCGGCTGGGCCTCCGCGGAGGAATATGGAGTTGTCCCCCCGGGCTTCGAGTTCGCCCTGGACAATTCCCTGGAGGAGCAGGCCCGCTGGATCGTGGAGGCTTACGAGCGCATGCGGGAGTGGGGCTTCATCGAGATGGCGATCCTGTGGAACCTGGACTTCGCCCCCAAGGGGTTCGGGCCGGAGAAGGACGATAATGTCCTCTACAGCATCGTGGACACCCGGGGGGTCCCCCGCCCGGCCTTCAGCGCCCTGCAGGCTTACCTGGCAGCCCTCCGGCCCGAGCCGTGA
- the npdG gene encoding NADPH-dependent F420 reductase, which yields MEPRPRIAVLGGTGKEGSGLALRWARAGFPVAIGSRDPERARQAVERLRVHVPDAELLGLSNAEAAAWGEVVVVAVPYAGHADLLRSLRETLRGKLLIDVVVPLDPDNPRRYAPPPDGSATAEAQRILGADTPVVGAFHNISHLHLHDLEDAPDCDVLVVGEDRAAKARVIRLAEAIGFTAYDAGPLHNAPIVEGLTALLIGLNIRYKTRGAGIRITGIPRRSDPQAP from the coding sequence ATGGAACCCCGTCCTCGCATCGCTGTTCTGGGCGGGACCGGCAAGGAGGGCTCGGGGCTGGCCCTCCGCTGGGCCCGCGCGGGCTTCCCGGTGGCCATCGGCTCCCGGGATCCCGAGCGGGCGCGTCAGGCGGTCGAGCGCCTGCGCGTCCACGTCCCCGATGCCGAGCTCCTCGGCCTCTCGAACGCCGAGGCTGCCGCGTGGGGCGAGGTGGTGGTCGTGGCCGTCCCCTACGCCGGGCACGCGGACCTCCTGCGATCCCTCCGGGAGACCCTCCGGGGCAAGCTGCTCATCGACGTGGTGGTCCCTCTGGATCCGGACAACCCCCGGCGGTATGCGCCTCCCCCCGACGGCTCGGCGACCGCGGAAGCCCAGCGCATCCTGGGCGCGGACACGCCGGTGGTGGGCGCCTTCCACAACATCTCCCATCTTCACCTGCACGATCTGGAGGACGCCCCCGACTGCGATGTGCTGGTGGTCGGGGAGGACCGGGCTGCGAAGGCCCGGGTGATCCGGCTGGCGGAGGCGATCGGGTTCACCGCCTACGACGCCGGCCCCCTGCACAACGCGCCCATCGTGGAGGGCCTCACCGCCCTGCTCATCGGCCTGAACATCCGTTACAAAACCCGGGGGGCCGGGATTCGGATCACCGGCATCCCCCGCCGATCGGATCCGCAGGCTCCCTGA
- the cofE gene encoding coenzyme F420-0:L-glutamate ligase, producing the protein MEPIALFPLEGIPLVRPGDDLVALLAEALARWGGPRTGDVLVVAQKIVSKAEGRFVRLSEVTPSPRALELAQITGKDPRLIEVILWDTAEVLRVRPGLIIVEHRLGFVCANAGVDRSNVAPEGEEIVLRLPEDPDRSARQIREGLARRFGVEVGVVIADSHGRAHRKGVIGVAIGVSGVPALEDWRGRRDLFGYVLQHTEVALGDLLASAATLLLGQAAEGIPAVLIRGLSFLPRESTARELVRARAYDLFR; encoded by the coding sequence GTGGAGCCCATCGCCCTGTTCCCCTTAGAAGGTATCCCCCTGGTCCGACCCGGGGATGATCTGGTCGCCCTGCTTGCCGAAGCGCTGGCGCGATGGGGTGGACCCCGAACCGGGGATGTCCTGGTGGTGGCTCAGAAGATCGTCTCCAAGGCGGAGGGCCGCTTCGTCCGTCTCTCGGAGGTGACCCCTTCCCCCCGGGCGCTGGAGCTGGCGCAGATCACCGGCAAGGATCCGCGGCTGATCGAGGTGATCCTCTGGGACACCGCGGAGGTGCTGCGGGTGCGCCCGGGCCTGATCATCGTGGAGCACCGGCTGGGCTTCGTCTGCGCCAACGCCGGCGTGGATCGTTCCAACGTGGCTCCCGAGGGGGAGGAGATCGTGCTCCGCCTCCCGGAGGATCCGGATCGATCCGCCCGGCAGATCCGGGAAGGGCTGGCGCGGCGGTTCGGGGTGGAGGTCGGCGTGGTGATCGCGGACAGCCACGGGCGGGCCCACCGCAAAGGCGTGATCGGCGTGGCCATCGGGGTGAGCGGTGTGCCGGCCCTGGAGGACTGGCGGGGCCGCCGGGACCTGTTCGGATACGTGCTGCAACACACAGAGGTGGCCCTGGGGGACCTGCTGGCCTCGGCGGCCACGCTGCTGCTGGGCCAGGCCGCCGAGGGCATCCCCGCGGTGCTGATCCGCGGGCTTTCCTTCCTCCCACGGGAAAGCACCGCGCGGGAGCTGGTCCGGGCGCGCGCTTACGACCTGTTCCGCTGA
- a CDS encoding CaiB/BaiF CoA-transferase family protein, producing MLLSGIRVLDLTRLLPGPFATQWLVAMGAEVIRVEPPAGGDWLREMPPVVEGFGAWFAAVNRGKKSVALQLKHPKGREIFLRLVESADVVVEGFRPGVMTRLDLAPETLLERQPRLIYAALAGYGAGSRWRERAGHDLNYLALAGFLGLNGPREGPLIPPPVPVADLGGAMALVIAVLAGLLHRERTGQGLILDASMLEVVVSWMQPFWRAHQAGVRATREGMPLNGAFPCYRVYPTADGGAMALAALEPAFWRAFCEVVGRPEWIPRAFDPALIPEVAALFRSRTRAEWEGLRAGIEACLEPVLEPDEAIEGLSTIAPAFATGLPALPFVVNGERLFAAGPPPRQGEHTREILQRLGYEAAELEELARQGIVGIPEDGMDQGIARFRS from the coding sequence ATGCTGCTCTCCGGGATCCGGGTGCTGGATCTGACCCGTCTGCTGCCGGGGCCCTTCGCCACCCAGTGGCTGGTGGCCATGGGCGCGGAGGTCATCCGGGTGGAGCCTCCGGCCGGGGGGGACTGGCTCCGGGAGATGCCACCGGTGGTGGAGGGCTTCGGGGCCTGGTTCGCCGCTGTCAATCGGGGCAAGAAGAGCGTGGCCCTCCAGCTGAAGCACCCCAAGGGGCGGGAGATCTTCCTCCGCCTCGTCGAATCGGCGGACGTCGTGGTGGAGGGGTTCCGACCGGGGGTGATGACCCGGCTGGACCTAGCGCCGGAGACCCTCCTCGAACGCCAGCCCCGTCTGATCTACGCCGCCCTCGCGGGTTACGGGGCTGGCAGCCGCTGGCGGGAGCGGGCCGGTCACGATCTCAACTACCTGGCGCTGGCCGGCTTCCTGGGCCTGAACGGCCCCCGCGAAGGCCCGCTCATCCCTCCCCCGGTGCCGGTGGCGGACCTCGGGGGGGCGATGGCGCTGGTCATCGCCGTGCTGGCCGGGTTGCTGCATCGGGAGCGGACCGGCCAGGGCCTCATCCTGGACGCCTCGATGCTCGAGGTCGTCGTCTCCTGGATGCAACCCTTCTGGCGCGCGCATCAGGCCGGCGTCCGGGCAACCCGCGAGGGGATGCCGCTCAACGGGGCCTTTCCGTGCTATCGGGTTTACCCCACGGCGGATGGAGGGGCGATGGCCCTGGCGGCGCTGGAGCCGGCGTTCTGGCGCGCCTTCTGCGAGGTCGTCGGCCGCCCGGAATGGATCCCCCGCGCCTTCGATCCAGCCCTCATCCCGGAGGTGGCGGCCCTCTTCCGGAGCCGGACCCGCGCGGAGTGGGAAGGGCTGCGGGCGGGGATCGAGGCCTGCTTAGAGCCGGTGCTGGAGCCGGATGAGGCCATCGAAGGGCTGTCGACGATCGCGCCCGCCTTCGCGACAGGCCTTCCTGCACTGCCGTTCGTTGTGAACGGGGAGCGCCTCTTCGCCGCAGGCCCGCCTCCCCGCCAGGGAGAGCACACGCGGGAGATCCTTCAGCGCCTCGGATACGAAGCGGCGGAGCTGGAGGAGCTGGCCCGTCAGGGGATCGTGGGGATCCCTGAAGACGGCATGGATCAGGGGATCGCTCGCTTCCGCTCCTGA
- a CDS encoding response regulator, with amino-acid sequence MARVATLLIVEDEPETAGLLGSYFQAQGYEVLTAASGEEALALARERLPDLVVLDIRLPDIDGFEVFRQLRAHRRTREIPVIFLTEKREREDRLAGLELGAHDYIPKPFSLQELRARVQNILRRSQVEPAFDGLTGLPGRPLILEHLQEQLGHAEWSVVLIGLDGLEAFGERYGFIARDDAIRAVGLVLAGVNHESGDPFFLGHLGEGWFVVVGERHLLGPAAERMVARLKNALPYFYPLQDVEEHPEDLPPLQVVTAQVHGAEGPFHHPEEILGRLQERKRAIP; translated from the coding sequence ATGGCCCGGGTGGCGACGCTCCTGATCGTGGAGGACGAGCCGGAGACCGCCGGCCTGCTGGGGAGCTACTTTCAGGCGCAGGGCTATGAGGTCCTGACCGCCGCCTCGGGAGAGGAGGCCCTCGCCCTGGCCCGGGAGCGCCTCCCCGATCTCGTGGTGCTGGACATCCGCCTGCCGGACATCGATGGCTTTGAGGTGTTCCGTCAGCTGCGGGCCCACCGGAGAACTCGGGAGATCCCGGTGATCTTCCTCACCGAGAAGCGGGAGCGCGAGGATCGGTTGGCCGGTCTGGAGCTGGGAGCCCACGATTACATCCCCAAGCCGTTCAGCCTGCAGGAGCTGCGGGCCCGGGTCCAGAACATCCTGCGCCGATCCCAGGTGGAGCCTGCCTTCGACGGCCTGACCGGACTGCCCGGCCGGCCCCTCATCCTTGAGCATCTTCAGGAGCAGCTGGGGCATGCCGAGTGGTCCGTCGTGTTGATCGGTCTGGACGGCCTGGAGGCCTTCGGGGAGCGCTACGGGTTCATCGCCCGGGACGATGCCATCCGGGCCGTGGGGCTCGTGCTGGCGGGGGTGAACCACGAAAGCGGCGACCCGTTCTTCCTGGGCCATCTGGGGGAAGGATGGTTCGTCGTCGTGGGGGAGCGTCATCTGCTCGGCCCCGCCGCCGAGCGCATGGTTGCTCGCCTGAAGAACGCCCTGCCTTACTTCTATCCCCTTCAGGATGTGGAGGAGCACCCGGAGGATCTCCCGCCCCTGCAGGTGGTGACGGCCCAGGTCCATGGGGCCGAAGGGCCCTTCCACCATCCGGAGGAGATCCTGGGCCGGCTTCAGGAGCGGAAGCGAGCGATCCCCTGA
- a CDS encoding 4-vinyl reductase: MSQQKSGLYYPNKIARIFLEALEEVMGKNGLNAVLHLARLPHLIDNYPPDNLERGFDFADFAAINQALEEMYGPRGGRGLALRGGRASFARGLQGFGALAGVSDLAFRVLPLQAKLKIGLPAMAGIFTQFSDQKSYVYEEADRFIYVIERCPVCWGRKTDRPVCYAAIGLLQEGLRWVSGGKEFRVEEISCIAMGDPTCSFAIYKEPIG; encoded by the coding sequence TTGAGCCAGCAGAAAAGCGGCCTGTATTACCCCAATAAGATCGCCCGCATTTTCCTGGAGGCGCTGGAGGAGGTGATGGGGAAGAACGGGCTGAACGCCGTCCTCCATCTGGCCCGCCTTCCCCATCTGATCGACAACTACCCGCCGGATAACCTGGAGCGAGGCTTCGACTTCGCCGACTTCGCCGCCATCAACCAGGCCCTGGAGGAGATGTATGGGCCTCGAGGAGGCAGAGGGCTGGCCCTGCGGGGCGGTCGCGCCTCCTTCGCCCGGGGCCTGCAGGGCTTCGGCGCCCTGGCCGGGGTCAGCGACCTCGCCTTCCGTGTCCTCCCCCTCCAGGCGAAGCTGAAGATCGGCCTCCCGGCGATGGCCGGCATCTTCACCCAGTTCAGCGATCAGAAGAGCTACGTCTACGAAGAGGCCGATCGCTTCATTTACGTGATCGAGCGCTGCCCGGTGTGCTGGGGCCGCAAAACCGACCGGCCGGTCTGCTATGCGGCCATCGGCCTGCTCCAGGAAGGGCTGCGCTGGGTCAGCGGCGGCAAGGAGTTCCGCGTGGAGGAGATCTCCTGCATCGCCATGGGAGATCCCACCTGCTCCTTTGCGATCTATAAGGAGCCCATCGGTTGA
- a CDS encoding roadblock/LC7 domain-containing protein, producing MARTRTERMIERLKELQASTPDIEASAVVSIDGLIMASALPADVEEDRVSAMSAAMLSLGERIASELGRGTLDQVYIRGERGYVVLMAVGEEAVLTVLARPQAKLGLLFLDMRRAAEDLARILAS from the coding sequence ATGGCCCGCACGCGCACGGAACGAATGATCGAGCGGTTGAAGGAGCTTCAGGCGAGCACGCCCGACATCGAGGCCTCGGCGGTGGTCAGCATCGACGGGTTGATCATGGCCTCGGCCCTGCCCGCCGACGTGGAGGAGGACCGGGTCTCGGCCATGTCGGCGGCGATGCTCTCCCTCGGGGAGCGGATCGCCAGCGAGCTGGGCCGGGGGACTCTGGATCAGGTCTACATCCGGGGGGAGCGGGGGTATGTGGTGCTGATGGCGGTGGGGGAGGAGGCGGTGCTGACCGTGCTGGCCAGACCCCAGGCCAAGCTGGGATTGCTCTTCCTGGACATGCGGCGGGCCGCGGAGGACCTGGCCCGCATCCTGGCTTCCTGA